One genomic segment of [Phormidium] sp. ETS-05 includes these proteins:
- a CDS encoding ATP-binding protein, whose protein sequence is MPLICHFLIGPPGSGKSTFAASLMQLDKYKIISSDSIREQLYGKEIIQGNWVEIEAEIIAQIVNAVTAGQPVIYDATNAKRGWRMDMLRKIAKALTNQGTRLPQPKWVGWHLRTPLAKCQEWNRKRSRQVPETVIEMGYQSLKDFPPMIAEGFIAVYPVYPMREDFSIANIADIMKNITASAPSLNREKRQPITPHPYSRLVDFDRLMHLIALTRRDRVISSTHKIDEISSILTRKHGIIYANKKALISDLNFLHQLGIIEPAKNLAASLALVNDKSILASGITPPLTKDFRPHFYASLPDFQRLLRIIIYLGHHQMFTSGAENTEVLIQQLLDDDIIGELQIDAARQDLAKIIRSYQIIPEVL, encoded by the coding sequence ATGCCCCTGATATGTCACTTCCTTATTGGTCCTCCTGGTAGCGGTAAATCTACATTTGCCGCCAGTTTAATGCAGCTAGACAAATATAAAATTATTTCATCAGACAGCATCCGTGAGCAACTATATGGAAAGGAAATTATTCAGGGAAACTGGGTGGAAATTGAGGCAGAAATCATCGCCCAAATAGTGAATGCCGTAACCGCCGGTCAACCAGTCATATATGACGCCACTAATGCTAAAAGAGGTTGGCGGATGGATATGCTGAGGAAAATTGCTAAAGCCTTAACTAACCAGGGAACAAGATTGCCACAACCAAAGTGGGTGGGGTGGCACCTACGCACGCCTTTAGCCAAGTGCCAGGAATGGAATAGAAAACGCTCCCGACAAGTGCCAGAAACGGTTATCGAGATGGGGTATCAATCCCTAAAAGATTTTCCCCCAATGATAGCGGAAGGATTTATCGCCGTATATCCAGTATATCCGATGCGGGAAGATTTTAGTATAGCAAATATTGCTGATATAATGAAAAATATTACTGCATCTGCTCCGAGTCTGAATCGTGAGAAACGCCAGCCGATTACTCCCCACCCATACAGTCGCTTGGTGGACTTCGATCGGCTGATGCACCTGATTGCCCTGACTAGGCGCGATCGGGTAATCAGCAGCACCCATAAAATCGATGAAATCAGTAGCATCCTCACCAGGAAACACGGCATAATTTACGCCAACAAAAAAGCCTTAATCTCAGATTTAAACTTTTTGCATCAATTGGGAATTATCGAACCCGCAAAAAATTTGGCAGCATCCTTAGCATTAGTGAACGATAAATCAATTTTAGCCTCGGGCATCACGCCACCACTGACTAAAGATTTTAGACCTCATTTTTATGCTAGTTTACCAGATTTTCAGCGGTTGCTAAGAATTATCATATATCTCGGTCATCACCAGATGTTCACCTCTGGCGCCGAAAACACCGAAGTCCTAATCCAGCAGCTTCTAGACGATGATATTATCGGGGAATTGCAGATAGATGCAGCCCGCCAAGATTTGGCTAAAATTATCCGCTCTTATCAGATTATACCCGAAGTTCTGTAG
- a CDS encoding photosystem II protein Y: protein MDLDLRIVIVLSPLLLAGGWAVYNIGKVAIVQIQTWLSKES from the coding sequence ATGGATCTTGACTTGCGCATCGTAATCGTCCTGTCGCCGTTGCTCCTCGCCGGTGGCTGGGCTGTGTACAACATCGGCAAAGTGGCGATCGTTCAAATCCAAACCTGGTTGAGCAAAGAAAGCTAA
- a CDS encoding gamma carbonic anhydrase family protein, producing the protein MTNNPTAASAITSPWPTVDISRAAFVAPTATVMGWVELGAGASIWYGAVVRGDLEKIVIGASTNIQDGAILHGDPGQLTVLEDFVTVGHRAVVHSAWVERGSLIGIGAVVMDGVRVGAGSIIGAGAVVTKDVPPRSLLIGIPAKKVREVSDAEAAELIEHARRYEKLALAHAGKSTHTGFPPPVG; encoded by the coding sequence GTGACTAACAACCCTACCGCCGCCAGCGCCATAACTTCTCCTTGGCCCACCGTTGACATCTCCCGCGCCGCGTTTGTAGCGCCCACGGCCACAGTTATGGGTTGGGTGGAATTGGGAGCCGGTGCCAGTATTTGGTATGGTGCCGTGGTGCGCGGTGATTTAGAAAAAATCGTCATCGGCGCCAGTACCAACATCCAAGATGGTGCTATTTTACACGGCGACCCCGGTCAACTGACGGTTTTAGAAGATTTCGTTACCGTGGGACACCGAGCCGTAGTTCATAGCGCTTGGGTGGAAAGGGGTAGCCTCATTGGTATTGGTGCCGTGGTGATGGATGGTGTGCGGGTGGGAGCCGGGAGCATTATTGGCGCCGGGGCTGTTGTCACCAAGGACGTACCGCCTCGATCGCTCCTCATCGGTATCCCCGCCAAAAAAGTCCGGGAAGTCTCCGACGCTGAAGCCGCCGAACTCATAGAACACGCTCGCCGCTATGAAAAGCTCGCCTTAGCTCACGCGGGCAAAAGCACCCATACCGGTTTTCCCCCTCCAGTGGGGTGA
- a CDS encoding TIGR02652 family protein: MIDLVSQYPIFGPEIQCPHCRQTIAALTLTDTYLCPRHGAFEANPKTGELMHLQSGRHWRQWNGEWYRQHTHPDGIRFEIHEALDRLYTQGYRATRVIVAKRYQELISSYLERSTPWRGQSDSPVPKLYGLPVEFSPDPADDPCWEVINFTLEKEPGVPVRYPYFKLFE, encoded by the coding sequence ATGATTGATTTAGTTTCCCAGTATCCCATATTCGGGCCGGAGATTCAGTGTCCCCACTGCCGTCAGACAATTGCGGCTCTGACGCTCACGGATACTTATCTGTGTCCGCGTCATGGTGCATTTGAAGCCAACCCCAAAACTGGGGAACTGATGCACCTACAATCAGGGCGTCATTGGCGCCAGTGGAATGGCGAGTGGTATAGGCAGCATACTCATCCTGATGGCATCAGGTTTGAGATTCACGAGGCACTCGATCGGCTCTACACTCAAGGCTACCGCGCTACGCGGGTGATTGTGGCGAAACGCTATCAAGAGCTGATTAGTAGCTATTTAGAGCGCAGCACGCCGTGGCGGGGTCAGTCTGATTCCCCTGTGCCCAAACTATACGGTTTACCGGTAGAATTTAGCCCGGATCCAGCCGATGACCCCTGTTGGGAAGTAATCAATTTCACTTTGGAAAAAGAACCGGGGGTTCCGGTCCGCTATCCCTACTTTAAGTTGTTTGAGTAG
- a CDS encoding VOC family protein, producing MHHVSIRTADIFRAIAFYEQLGFTVSERFSAGITLACWMEGDLGRIELIQIPEPKPAPDPFGDEHYTGYYHLSFDITRITPDLPGWLETLGQRFATANPAPPLKVLLAPMQQVIGDRVWEVAFIADADGMPLEFIRLLGKINS from the coding sequence ATGCACCATGTCTCCATCCGCACGGCGGATATCTTCCGGGCGATCGCTTTTTATGAGCAACTCGGTTTTACTGTCTCGGAACGCTTTAGTGCTGGTATCACTCTCGCCTGTTGGATGGAAGGGGACTTGGGACGCATCGAGTTGATTCAAATCCCCGAACCGAAACCCGCACCAGACCCTTTTGGTGACGAACACTATACCGGCTATTATCATTTATCTTTTGACATCACCCGGATTACTCCAGATTTGCCCGGTTGGTTGGAAACTCTCGGTCAACGCTTCGCCACCGCCAACCCCGCGCCACCTCTGAAGGTACTTTTAGCTCCGATGCAGCAGGTTATAGGCGATCGGGTTTGGGAAGTCGCCTTTATCGCCGACGCCGACGGTATGCCCCTAGAATTTATCAGGCTGTTAGGCAAAATTAACTCCTGA
- a CDS encoding efflux RND transporter permease subunit, translating into MRPILMTTVSTLARMMPTALELGSGGGTIADRNFGDRWFLYFHPTDAALFPFYSTISIISSSG; encoded by the coding sequence TTGCGTCCGATTTTGATGACCACCGTTTCTACTCTTGCGAGGATGATGCCTACTGCTTTAGAATTGGGTAGCGGGGGCGGTACGATCGCCGATCGCAATTTCGGCGATCGGTGGTTTCTCTACTTCCACCCTACTGACGCGGCGTTATTCCCGTTTTATTCAACTATATCGATAATTTCGAGCAGTGGTTAA
- a CDS encoding Npun_R2479 family HD domain-containing metalloprotein, producing MFFNATELLIDNFVQNIRDGYQRTYGGYKPDYADIIAWAGSMALENIANSDALYHNVEHTILVTLVGQEILRGKHIREGGVACEDWLHFMISLVCHDIGYVKGVCREDKNGYYATGKNGQMVRLAPGCSDASLTPYHVDRAKLFIDERFGGHKLIDAEAIKRNIELTRFPVPKAEDHQDKVNYPGLVRAADLIGQLSDPRYLKKIGALFYEFEETGTNKALGYRHPGDLRKNYPKFYWNGVHPYVTEALHYLSLTQQGKQIMANLYCNVFVVEHEQLEVETVAAS from the coding sequence ATGTTTTTCAATGCCACTGAACTTCTAATCGATAACTTTGTCCAAAACATTAGGGATGGCTACCAACGCACTTATGGCGGCTATAAACCAGACTATGCCGATATCATTGCCTGGGCCGGGTCGATGGCGTTGGAAAACATCGCCAACAGCGACGCGCTCTATCACAACGTGGAACACACCATCTTAGTCACCCTAGTGGGCCAAGAAATTTTGCGCGGCAAACATATCCGCGAGGGTGGGGTTGCCTGTGAAGACTGGCTCCACTTTATGATTTCCCTGGTGTGCCACGATATCGGCTACGTCAAAGGCGTATGTCGCGAAGACAAAAACGGATACTACGCTACGGGTAAAAACGGCCAGATGGTACGTTTAGCGCCCGGTTGCTCCGATGCCAGCCTCACCCCGTACCACGTGGACCGAGCCAAGCTGTTTATTGATGAACGGTTTGGGGGTCATAAACTGATTGACGCCGAAGCCATCAAACGCAATATCGAGCTGACCCGGTTTCCCGTGCCCAAAGCCGAGGACCATCAAGATAAAGTCAACTATCCTGGGTTGGTGCGGGCAGCAGATTTAATCGGTCAGCTCAGCGACCCCCGCTATCTGAAGAAAATCGGCGCCTTGTTCTACGAGTTTGAAGAAACCGGCACCAACAAAGCCCTAGGATACCGCCATCCCGGAGATTTGCGCAAAAATTATCCCAAGTTTTACTGGAATGGGGTTCACCCATACGTAACCGAGGCCCTGCATTACCTCTCTCTCACCCAGCAAGGTAAGCAAATTATGGCCAATCTCTACTGCAACGTGTTTGTGGTGGAACACGAACAGTTGGAAGTGGAAACCGTCGCCGCCAGTTAA
- a CDS encoding AI-2E family transporter — protein MLGLRAMNQVFSPLQQFLLTWVLALLAGWSTLQALSYVGEPLAILVTASLVAFLLNYPVARLQGVMPSTGAAILVYLVAAVGVVALALTVVPPVFNQGRQLVTNLPSLLQSAQQQLVDFQAWSAAHNLPFDTIVWKQQIIQQAQKQVESVAAKGFGVVAGTISWFLDLILILVISFYLLLDGERVWQGLTTIVSPQIRPQLTQSLERNLQKFISGQLLLGLFMAISLAPAFWWLGVPYWVLFAVFIGVMEIIPFVGATLGIAAVCIIVAFINWWLAVKVLAVAIALQQVKDNLVAPRILGNLTGLSPAIILVVLLLGAKIGGLLGVLAIPFTGVVKSIWEIVLDPTLPPQTGSFFYNPLLPDGNLATSKIDN, from the coding sequence ATGTTAGGGTTAAGAGCCATGAATCAAGTATTTTCACCGCTCCAGCAGTTTTTGCTGACTTGGGTGCTGGCTTTGTTGGCGGGATGGTCGACACTACAGGCTTTAAGCTATGTGGGAGAACCTCTAGCCATTCTGGTGACGGCCAGTTTAGTAGCATTTTTGCTGAACTACCCAGTAGCAAGACTGCAAGGGGTGATGCCAAGCACCGGTGCGGCTATCCTAGTTTACCTGGTGGCAGCGGTGGGGGTGGTGGCTCTAGCCCTGACAGTGGTGCCGCCGGTGTTTAACCAAGGTCGCCAGCTTGTTACCAATTTACCCTCCCTCCTGCAATCGGCCCAGCAGCAATTGGTGGACTTTCAGGCTTGGAGTGCGGCGCACAATCTGCCTTTCGATACGATCGTGTGGAAGCAGCAGATTATCCAACAGGCCCAAAAGCAGGTAGAATCCGTAGCCGCCAAAGGTTTTGGCGTAGTGGCGGGCACCATTAGCTGGTTTTTAGACCTGATTTTGATTTTGGTGATTTCCTTTTATCTGCTCCTGGATGGGGAGCGGGTGTGGCAGGGACTCACCACGATCGTTTCCCCCCAAATTCGCCCCCAGCTTACCCAGTCCTTAGAAAGAAACCTACAAAAGTTTATCTCCGGCCAACTACTCCTCGGTTTATTTATGGCCATTTCCCTGGCACCAGCTTTTTGGTGGTTAGGCGTTCCCTATTGGGTGTTATTTGCCGTATTTATTGGCGTCATGGAAATCATTCCCTTTGTGGGAGCCACTTTGGGAATTGCTGCCGTTTGCATTATCGTCGCTTTTATCAACTGGTGGCTGGCGGTCAAAGTTTTGGCAGTAGCAATAGCTCTACAGCAAGTAAAGGATAATCTCGTAGCGCCGAGAATTCTGGGCAACCTCACCGGTTTATCCCCGGCAATTATCTTGGTTGTGCTGTTGTTGGGCGCTAAAATAGGAGGGTTATTGGGAGTATTGGCCATTCCCTTCACAGGAGTGGTGAAAAGCATCTGGGAAATTGTCCTTGACCCCACCTTACCCCCCCAAACTGGTTCTTTTTTTTATAATCCCTTGTTGCCAGACGGTAATTTAGCTACATCAAAAATTGATAATTGA